A window from Brucella sp. BE17 encodes these proteins:
- a CDS encoding AzlD domain-containing protein, with the protein MSFEIATLTAILAMALASALMRITGLLLVRHVRISAHMQQILSAIPPAVLMAVVAPTALATGMAETIACIVTALAALRLPLLGATFLGVACVAVLRMGGL; encoded by the coding sequence ATGAGCTTTGAAATAGCCACGCTGACCGCCATTCTCGCCATGGCTCTGGCAAGCGCACTCATGCGCATTACCGGGCTTTTGTTGGTGCGGCACGTGCGCATTTCGGCGCATATGCAGCAAATTTTGAGTGCGATCCCGCCAGCAGTGTTGATGGCAGTGGTGGCACCCACTGCCCTTGCCACAGGCATGGCGGAAACCATTGCCTGCATTGTCACGGCTCTTGCAGCCCTTCGCTTGCCATTGCTTGGTGCAACGTTTCTCGGTGTTGCTTGTGTTGCCGTGTTACGAATGGGAGGACTGTAA